In Oryza sativa Japonica Group chromosome 1, ASM3414082v1, the genomic stretch ATGCAACTTATGCAAAGTTTTTATCGCTTGAACTCAGAATGCTATCAAATCAAGCCATCTTAAGTTGGCAACGTTGGAACAAGAGAGAGCTGATGAAAATGTGCTGAAGCTTGTAAGAGAACATAAGGTGTGTAGCAATCTCCTTTGTCCATTGTATTGTATGATACTTTAGTTCCCATACAATATCCTTCATATGGAAGTCTTATTGTAATGAAAttgcagagagagaaagaagctGCTGTAAAGAAAATTTTGAAGTTAGAACAGCAGGTGGATGCAAAACAAAAGCTTGAATTAGATATACAGCAGTTAAAGGGCAAATTGGAAGTGATGAAGCATATGCCAGGGGATGAAGATTCAgcattgaaaaataaaattgatgaATTGAGTGAGGAGCTGCAAGAAAAGATGGATGAACTAGATGCTATGGAGTCACTTAACCAAACTTTGGttattaaagaaagaaaaagcaatACTGAAATGCAAGATGCCAGGAAGGAGCTTGAAAATGTATGTTACCTTTTAAGTTGAACAAACTGGATAGTGTTTTCTGTTTTAGGCTGTTTCAATGATGAGATCGATGTGTTTGGTGCTATTTCAGATTTGATGGTCATTTAATCATTCACCTATTGCATGTTCCACAGGGCTTACTTGATCTCTTAGATGGTCAATCACATATAGGAATAAAGAGAATGGGCGAGCTTGATCTGGAAGCATTTTCAAAAGCATGCAGAAAGATGTCATCGGAAGAGGATGCAGAGATTACTGCTGCCATTCTTTGTTCAAAGTGGCAAGCTGAAATTAAAAATCCTGATTGGCACCCTTTTAGGTTTGTCTTGGTTGATGGGCAGGAGAAGGTATGAATCTTTATTTGTGAAAATACTGCTTGTGCACATTTCCGCGGTTCCATAGTTTATAATTTTTAAGAATCGCTAGTATGGTACTTTGTTTTTAACTAAACAATCAGATCTCTCTCACACATATATAGATTTTGTTATTTTAGAGTGGCATATTAATGATTTTGTGTTTTATAGTGGTGTTTTgatattgaaatatatatatatatatatatatatatatatatatatatatatatatatatatatatatatatatatatatatatatatatatagagagagagagagagagagagagagagagagagagagagagacacacacacacacacacacacacacatacgaCTTCCTCATCTTGCCTATTGCTAAAAACGCGAGTAACTCCTGTACAAAAAACCAACATACCATTCTACTCGCAACAACAGCCTGCCAAGATGTGACACTATATATTAAGTCTCATTACCTGCGCTATCTTATTTGACATCTATGTGTTGTAGGAAATTATCGAGGATGATGCCAAACTTCAAGAATTAAAAGAAGAGCATGGCGAAGACATATACAGATTGGTGAGGGACGCGCTGTGTGAAATTAATGAGTACAACCCTAGCGGCAGATTCCCAGTAGGAGAGCTGTGGAACTTCAAGGATAAACGGAAGGCCACTCTGAAGGAAACGGTCCAGTTCGTCCTGAGACAGTGGCGAGCGAACAGGAGGAAGCGCTAAGCCCACCTGTTCGATGCCATTGCGTGTAGCGCTGCTGTTTGCGTTCCACCTGATCTGGACATCATGCTACTTAAGCATTAGCTCATTCGAGATCTGTAGTAACTATGTAGTGGGGTTAGACCATGGCTGTTTCATTCCTTGTTGGACACAAAATAAGTTGGTACTATTGCAGTATCTGCATTGGTGGCCACCTATGGTCCACCTGTACAAGTAGATCTGTTTTCACCTGTTTTAGGTATGCTATGTACAGCCATGAACCGAGGTACTTTATTCATCTGCTTGGTATGCAGATGCAGCGGAATATGTAGTAGTATGACTGTATGAAGTACTGCTTGTCCGATTGAAGCCTGTATGAGCAAAGTAGAGAGACTGTATGAAGTGCTTCTCTGATTGAAATCTGTCAGTGCCTGGTTGGTGCTTGGCCTTCAGGGCAGACTGTTATTCAGCTCGATTATTTCGAAAGTAAACAACCTTTACTGGACTATATAGTGGTTGTTGCGTCAGCAACTGAACGCGTATTCTCCTTTTTAACACTGCATCGGGAGGAGGAGTGGGGTCCGCGCATGGACCATCAACTCCGATTCGGAGAAGAACATCCGTCCATAGGACCATAAATAGACACCGAGACTGGACTCCATCACGATCGCCTCCTTCACTTCTCCTTCCTTCCGCTCTCGATCCCTCTTGCCGAACCCTAGCTGCTcccttccatctccatctccatcgccCCAAGAAGCAAGAAGAGAGCTAGCACAGAAGCGGCCGGCAGCAATGGCAGCGGTGGAGACGCGCATCAGCATCACCGACTTCAGTTGCAAGATGGTGCCGGAGCACAAGGCCACGAGCgagtcgacgtcgacgacgaccgccTGCTCGTCCGTGCACATCCGCTGCAATGCCACCGTCAAGTacgcctcccgccgcctccgcggcaACGGCAAGCCCGTCCGCGACCGGCAGCCCGACAAGCCATGGACGACGGAGGAGACCCGCCCCGCGTCCACGACGGCGCCCGGCTCCGACGAGGCGTGCGGCATCTGCCGGGAGAAGTTCGGCATGGGCGGTGGCGCTGGCGCGTCCTCCGATCCCGTGAACCTGCCATGCGAGCACGCCTTCCACGCGAACTGCGTGCTCGCGTGGTTCTACAAGGGGAACACGTGCCCGGTGTGCAGCCACGACGTGTGCGGCCAGCTGGTCGCCGCGCCATGGACAAAGCTCGCGGCGTAAAGAAGTTGCTGCGTAATGCATGCCCGCCCGCCCGGACGGCCGACGTCGACGAACTCGACGGCGAGAAGCCGATGGATCATGGATCTTTCTTAAATTTCTTTCTTTGGCTGGACCGAACAGCTTGTGTTGCCTTGATAGTGTACTGTACACACTAGACATGAACTTGTTGATCATTGTTGAGACGCATCACGGTCACGGCATCAGCCGTCGTATGTAAAACTGCACCCTCCTAATATGATGCGGCGGGGCGTGCTTTGGTACGGAGCATTGCATGATTTATGCAAAATTAATTGTCTGATCAGTGATCTTTATTAACTGTCGACGAATACAAATGGGTAAAATAAGCATGGCTTGGCCCATCGTGGCCCAGTATAAACCTACTCAGGAAAGGCAAAAATATTCAGCGGACGACTCCAGAAAATGCAACACGTAGGCTGGTTCGGCAACCATGCCTCCCGCCGGCGGCGATCCGCGCGGCGCCGCGTGTCCCCGCGCATCCGCGGACGTGGCTGGGCAACTGCTCGCAAAAGGACACCGGACTACCGGAAGAAATACTCCCCGCAGTAAGGAACACATCCCACTGAACAGTAGTACTACAGAGTCTCACTCACGGCGTTGGACATGGAGACTGGAGCGGCGGGacaggccggcggcggaggaccggcggcggcggcggcggcgggggagtaCTGGAGCGAGGCGCTCAAGTCGTTCCTGGACCATATCCCCGTCTCGTCCGTCAACGGCGCGATCCAGCCCTCTCCCTCCCCAGGCAAGCACCGGTTTCTTGATTCCTACACGCGCCGGCCGgggcccgggggggggggggggggggcgctcaTACGGTTTTGGTCTCGTGTCTGTGCTGCAGCGCTGGAGATCAGGCTCGATGGCTCCGTGCCGGACGCCATCGACTCCATGTACCGCAGCGATGTCGCCGGCGCGGTGATCGTCGACGATGTGCGGACTAGTTTCGGCAAGTTCGTCGATCGCGACATAGGATTCGTCGAGTTCCCAAGCCTCGTCTTGTGGGCGATTGAGGTAATGATCGATCGAACTGTTCGTCCGAATTACCGTGAGATTCCATCCTTCAGCTTCTCTATTTTTACTGTGTTACTATCTACCAGTGGTATGTTTCTTGCTTAGAGCAAACTCTGCTATTtctgcaagttttttttttttatgcttcAGAAATTATCGAATTGCGTTGTTTTTAGGAATTTGACAAACTGGGAAGTGGAGCAGGTGACAAAAACTCCGACTTCCTGACAAGTCTAAAACAGCATCCTCAGATTGCAGAAACAAAGGTACATGTTTCTCTGCTTCCAAGAAGCACGTATCAGCGTGCTGCCATTAGTTCAGTAGTTCACTGAAATGAGGAAGTTGTTGATAACCGAATTGTTTGCTTGTGTTTCAACGATAACATGGAAGTTATACAAATTTACATTTCGGTTTCTGCTCTGACAAACGGAAACAGATTGCCTGGTTAGCAAAGTCGTTCCTATGGGAGCCATTCTTCCCCGTTCGATCCCATGATACACTCTTCCATGCAATGCTTCTCTTCTCAAAGCACCGCAGGATCAATGTGGTACCTGTTGTTGAGTTGATGAACTCCAGTGTTATTGGATTTGTAACGCAGGTACTTATTTGTGCATTTTTTTGAAGCTTGATGTTTTTATAGTAAGAATTCAATCATAAAGCTAATGGTTAATAGATCACACTAGAATGCAGTAATGGAATTGCTTCTCAGTTCAAGTGGTCTTGAGTGGCTCGATAAAATTGCAGACAAACAACTTTCTGAATTTAGGTAAGCCTTGATAATAAATGAAGTACTACCAGATTGCAGTTTTTCTTTTGTATCCAATGATAGGGGTGCAAGCAATAGAAGTAAATTGATTAAGTGATGAATATGGTTATTCATTTTTGGACTTAAACATATACTAGTGTGGCTGAGTGTGAGGCTAGAGGAAGTAGATCAATTATCTCAAAAAAAACAAGCTAGTGTACCAGCTCTTGCAATTTGCACAACTATGTGCTAATTCATTTTAGCTTTCAAAAACTGTTTGTTCTTCTTAAAagttctaatatatgaatggAAACgtataaattttattaaattgtAGTTTTCTGCTATATGAATTGTATAACGGCAGAAATTTGGACTTCCGCActaatttgatttttcttttttctctggtCAAAATATTTGCataatcataaaaaatgaaTCAATCTCAGCTTCTCACATGCATGAGCTAACTGTGCATGCTTTATTTTGCATGATGACTCATAAGTCGCAGACCTGAATTTGCATAGCACCTCGCTAGTTAAAATTGCTAGGCAGTGTTCCtgtcaaaaatgaaaaaatgttGCTAGTGTGAACAGATTTCATTTGCATGTTGCAGGTTCGCAAATACGACCAAGCCTGTTTCAGTCTACTCGGATCAGACTCTCGCTGATGCATTGCATATTCTTTCAAAGGAGAAAATAGGAGTTGCAGTTGTTGACAGGAAAACCAGTTGTCTGATTGGATCAATACAGTGCAGCGATCTTTATCAGCTTCTGGACGATAGCTCCCTATTTAGGAACAGGAAGTAAGCATTGTTTTTCTTTCAGTTCTCTAATTCTTGTCCCTCCTCGACTCCTCGAGAATACTTTGCTGACCATATACATTCCTTTCAGGACATTAAGTGCGGAAGAATTCGTCAAACTGAAGAGCAAGGATGAGGACATCAGCACAGAAAATTCATCAGCTTCTGGTGGCCAAAATGTCCTCAGCCTCAGAACAGGGCAGAGGATAACAGCAGGCCTGCCTGTTACCAACCGCAAGTCTGACACCCTGAAGCAAGCAATGGAGAAGCTGACAGCGTCAAGAAGCAGCTGCAGCTTCATCGTCGACGAGCACGGGCGAGTCGAAGGAGTAGTCACGGCAAGGGACATCATCTCCGTCTTCTCCCCGCCATGCATGGACTCGAGGATCGACGGAGGCACCTTCTTCTCGGCTGCGCTTGCGCAGACCGGCTGCCGCGTTGAGCATGGGCAGATGATTCAGAACTCATAGTTTCTACCTCATCATCTAAAACAATGTTTACAGTTTTGTTGCCTGCAGAGATTTGACCTTGCGATTGTTGGTTATTCATGTTGAAAGCTTGacatttttaaaatcaaacttgtttaaaaaagtcaaacttATTTAAGTTTAGTTAAGTTTATCAAAAaaacataacaatattttcGACACCAAAcataatatcaaaatatataagAGTATAAACAtgctatcaaaatatattcatatcaaaatatattcatgttagatttaattaaactaatttgatgttgtaaGAGATGTTatttcttttcctatcaatCATTTGATGGAACTTCATataagtttgacttaaaaaagtcaaagtgtcgtcttataatataaaggaaaaaatctaaataaccctctaaactttagatgaaaGTCTGTCTAGCACTCTGAACTTTGAAACCGGACATTCAATCCGCTAAACTTTACAATACCGTTTATATAATCCCCTAAGGTGATTTTGCATAGTGGTTTTTATCTAGTTTTTATATAAGTTGGATGAGTTTGATCACATATCATACATtttggacatatatattaaaattttgacttaaatctttctttttctccttatTAGCTCTCGCTTATAAAAAAGTACCAACATATAATAATAGTATGATATCATTATATAAGGATAAATTGATGATAtgaaaatatgttatattagttATTCAAAACTGTTCGTTTAAGTTTCTAAAATATGCAAAACCATCATCTAAAACCACCTTAGGGGATAATATGGATGGTATGATAAAGTTCAAGGGGTTGGATGTCCGGTTTTAAAGTTCAGGGTACTAGACGGACTTCCATCTAAAGTTTAGGGTGGTATTTCGACTTTTTCCTAATataaaatagatggagtataTAAAAATTGAACAGTGACAATAGGATGATAATTCTGCAGTTGACAAGGTCATGTTTTTTATTGAACTTACAAGGGCATGTTATCATAGGCTTTCTAATCTGTACCtgtaatttttctagaaaaaaaatagtttgtcCCTTTTCTTTCCCCCCCCAAAAAAGATTATTTTGTCACTCGAATATGCTTCACCGTTTTTCGAAATTTCGGTTATTTTagccctcccccctccccccggcaAACCAATATATCGACCGAAATTTTCAGATTTTATCAAATGTTTGttgaatttggttaaaatttattcaaatccagttaaatgtttttaaaaaaatttcgaaAAGTGCCGAAAATCACGAAATTTTGGCCCAACTGAAATCACCGAAATTTTGGCCGAAATCGAAAATGCAAACCCTGATTAATGTACGCTAACAACGACATTTAACACAACAGGTTCAATTCCCAACGTGCACCAGAAAAAGGTTAATTTAAATTGCCGAGCTTGAAGAGtacttttaaataaaaaaaccaacttagGATAGTATGTGATATATCCGAGGATAATGAATGTGGATAAAagtttatccagattcattgctTTATGATAGGTCACAccatattttaagttttttttaacggatgGGGAGCAACTATATTCCAAAAGACGGATATTTAGAAAAGAACGCGGGTTTTTCGTAAATTtttggaagatgaacagtaaaCACAAATCTGAAGTTCATATACTCATATTACTGCGTTCTAAAAGAACTCACTACTCTGTAAATGTGGAATATAGTCGCCTCTGCAGGGTTGCCGGCCCTTCGGTTCGCCCGGACCAGAGAGGGTTCACTCTATTTCAGAATAGACAAGAAATTTGGGACATCGaattctgcaaaaaaaaaaatgtttttgaaAGTTACACGATTTCGCTGAATCTGAACATTTTTTTTGCCGCGTCAGCCAAACCgaccaatctatctatctacctatctattattctattatattattaaaacagctttgaaaggaggcaccacgttcgctgtggggctagaaattctcacattaatcggagaaaaagaaaagaagagtccatgtagaaatacaattcaaaaatagctgaaattcggaattaaaagtaAACACTAtcgaaagaagtttccatataagaactcaatacgagattaatcgaaattcgaaataaaaataaaaaaaaccgaaattagaaaattaaaggagagtccaagtaggaatataatttaaaaataactaaatttcagaattaaaaataaggaatattgagagaagagttcatataagaacccaatacgagattagttaatattcggaataaaaataaaaataaaatttaaaattagcaaaaagaaaagaagagtttaagtaggaatataatttaaaatcaaCTGAAacttggaattaaaaataagcaatattgaaagaagaatccatataagaaactaatacgagattaattaaaatttagaaaaaaaataaaataatatccaaaattagaaaaattaaaagagagttcaagtaggaatacattttaaaacaactgaaattcaaaaaataaaaaataaaaaatattaaaagaacactatacagtattaactaaaatttgaaaaaaaaataaattctgaaattaagaaaaaagaaaaaagatttcaattagaaatataatttataaataacaaaaattcatgataaaaaataaagactattgaaaaaaaaaaccatctataacacatgacgagataaatcaagtcacatgcctataaaagagtagagtggtacaccaaatagaatcctaatgatgattaaaaggagggacgacaggcaggccgtgaagcaaacgggtaaggcggttgccgggacttctagaaagtaaaaaaaatcccatttataatcatattcgatttttaaaatctcaataacaataaaaaaggagaagcatcgtgcggggtgtataggagtacAGTTGCAAAGCCGCCGatggttggcgggacttctagaaaatacaaaataaattccaatgatagttatgtttgattttagaaccccaatgacaataaagaatagGCGGCAgatgggccgtagaggagtatagtggcatcgtttgacgggacttctaaaaattataaaaaatgaaacccaacaagacaataaactctaaaaactataaggtccaatttttaaaggttcgaaacttctaaaaagtaaaaaaaaaatgataatcatattcaattttaaaatctcaatggcaaagaagggaggcagcgggcgagccataAATGAATACAATGGCAAAGCTGTTGACGGTTTAGCGGGACTTATATAAAGTAGAAAAATGAACccgaacgataattatgtttgatttgtaaaatcccaatgacaataaagagaaaagacagTGGACGGGCTGTAGAagagtataatggcagcgtttgacgggacttctagaaattataaaaataaaacccaacaagataataaactcaaaaaactataagatccccATTTTTAGAGGTTTTAAGgagaataaatagaaataaTGGTAGAACaagcaaacaaataaaaaaagatccccatttttagatgttttaaggagaatgaatagaaataatgGTAGACCgagcaaacaaataaaaaagatatgacagaagtaaggggtagcagctggtgtgacttttaaaaactatataattagaaatacggggatagctatttaataaatcttAAGTAAAATCAaactgaaaaatatatgattttgtttggtaCTAGCCGCGCAACTTTGCGCGGGCCACTcagctagttatattattaaatcagccttgaaaggaggcaccacgtttgCTGTGGAGGGCTAGAAATTTCCACATAAatcggagaaaagaaaaaaatacacgCCGATAGATTATAGTGGGTCCAAATTATAACGGTTGAGATCTTTCTTGACAGATATAGAaagaaaaattctaaaataGAGTTGTAGAAATAATCCAATCGAACAATCTGTCTTATTATCTAATTAGTATTTGCTCTTTGTATCCGACTCCGACTCCAGCTACTAtaccaaaacaaacaaacactaGATAGGTATTAATACCCCTGGTCATatgccagcaaaaaaaaaaaaagagctttaTTAACGTATGCTCCGGGAGGACGACGACTATTGGCTAGC encodes the following:
- the LOC136356950 gene encoding uncharacterized protein gives rise to the protein MAAVETRISITDFSCKMVPEHKATSESTSTTTACSSVHIRCNATVKYASRRLRGNGKPVRDRQPDKPWTTEETRPASTTAPGSDEACGICREKFGMGGGAGASSDPVNLPCEHAFHANCVLAWFYKGNTCPVCSHDVCGQLVAAPWTKLAA
- the LOC4326596 gene encoding SNF1-related protein kinase regulatory subunit gamma-1 → METGAAGQAGGGGPAAAAAAGEYWSEALKSFLDHIPVSSVNGAIQPSPSPALEIRLDGSVPDAIDSMYRSDVAGAVIVDDVRTSFGKFVDRDIGFVEFPSLVLWAIEEFDKLGSGAGDKNSDFLTSLKQHPQIAETKIAWLAKSFLWEPFFPVRSHDTLFHAMLLFSKHRRINVVPVVELMNSSVIGFVTQNAVMELLLSSSGLEWLDKIADKQLSEFRFANTTKPVSVYSDQTLADALHILSKEKIGVAVVDRKTSCLIGSIQCSDLYQLLDDSSLFRNRKTLSAEEFVKLKSKDEDISTENSSASGGQNVLSLRTGQRITAGLPVTNRKSDTLKQAMEKLTASRSSCSFIVDEHGRVEGVVTARDIISVFSPPCMDSRIDGGTFFSAALAQTGCRVEHGQMIQNS